One window from the genome of Xenorhabdus bovienii SS-2004 encodes:
- a CDS encoding flagellin FliC has translation MASVINTNYSSLLAQNNLSKSQGVLGTAIERLSSGLRINSAKDDAAGQAIANRFTANVKGLTQAARNANDGISIAQTTEGSLNEINNNLQRIRELAVQAQNGTNSESDRKSIQEEVTKRLDEINRISEQTQFNGVKVLSKDTTLNIQVGANDGEKIAIDLKKIDKETLKLGDFSVELQRTSEEKTKITEAEGKVKKAEEDAKKATGAAKTAAEATLKTEQAALEKAKEAGALPADTLAKLDGALSTVDSLRSSLGAVQNRLESTVNNLNNTVNNLSAAKSRIEDADYATEVSNMSRGQILQQAGTSVLAQANQVPQSVLSLLR, from the coding sequence ATGGCATCAGTTATTAATACCAACTATTCATCTCTGCTGGCTCAGAACAACTTAAGCAAATCCCAAGGTGTTTTAGGTACTGCTATTGAGCGTCTGTCCTCTGGTTTACGTATTAACAGCGCGAAGGATGACGCTGCTGGTCAAGCGATCGCTAACCGTTTTACTGCGAACGTTAAAGGTCTGACTCAGGCTGCCCGTAACGCTAACGACGGTATCTCTATTGCCCAAACGACCGAAGGTTCTCTGAACGAAATCAACAACAATCTGCAACGTATTCGTGAACTGGCTGTTCAGGCCCAAAACGGCACTAACTCTGAAAGTGACCGGAAATCCATTCAGGAAGAAGTCACTAAGCGTCTGGATGAAATCAATCGTATTTCTGAACAAACTCAGTTTAATGGAGTAAAAGTATTAAGCAAAGATACTACTCTGAACATTCAGGTTGGTGCTAACGATGGTGAAAAAATCGCTATCGACCTGAAGAAAATTGATAAGGAAACATTAAAACTGGGTGATTTTAGCGTTGAATTACAAAGAACTAGTGAGGAAAAAACGAAAATTACAGAGGCTGAAGGTAAAGTAAAAAAGGCTGAAGAGGACGCGAAAAAAGCAACAGGTGCTGCAAAAACTGCGGCAGAAGCAACGCTTAAAACAGAGCAAGCAGCTCTTGAAAAAGCAAAAGAAGCAGGGGCATTACCAGCAGATACATTGGCTAAATTAGATGGCGCTTTGTCTACAGTTGACAGCCTGCGCAGCTCCCTAGGTGCAGTTCAAAACCGTCTGGAATCCACTGTTAACAACCTGAACAACACGGTTAACAACCTGAGTGCAGCGAAGAGTCGTATCGAAGACGCTGACTACGCAACTGAAGTTTCCAACATGAGCCGTGGCCAGATCCTGCAACAGGCGGGTACTTCTGTTCTGGCTCAGGCTAATCAGGTTCCACAATCTGTTCTGTCTCTGCTGCGTTAA
- a CDS encoding RNA polymerase sigma factor FliA has protein sequence MSDLYTAEGVMDKNSLWKRYVPLVRHEALRLQVRLPASVELDDLLQAGGIGLLNAVERFDSLQGTAFTTYAVQRIRGAMLDELRSRDWAPRSVRRNAREVTQTIRKLEQELGRPASEQEVAKELKINLIEYRQILLDTNNSQLFSYDEWHEIHGESCEPVIEDEHETNPLQQLLEGDLRQRVIDVIESLPEREKMVLTLYYQEELNLKEIGAVLNVGESRVSQLHSQAIKRLRARLNPEK, from the coding sequence GTGAGCGATTTGTATACCGCCGAAGGCGTGATGGACAAAAATAGCCTCTGGAAGCGCTATGTACCACTAGTTCGCCATGAAGCATTGAGGCTACAGGTGAGGCTGCCTGCCAGCGTGGAGCTTGATGATCTGCTTCAGGCTGGTGGTATAGGCTTACTGAATGCGGTGGAGCGTTTTGATTCCTTGCAGGGAACCGCGTTTACCACCTATGCGGTACAGCGCATCAGAGGTGCAATGTTGGATGAGTTGAGGAGCCGTGATTGGGCTCCGCGTAGTGTGCGGCGTAATGCACGTGAAGTCACGCAGACCATCCGTAAACTTGAGCAAGAGTTAGGCCGTCCAGCTAGTGAGCAGGAAGTTGCTAAAGAATTAAAGATTAATCTGATAGAATATCGGCAAATACTGTTAGACACAAATAACAGTCAACTGTTTTCTTATGACGAGTGGCACGAAATTCATGGCGAAAGCTGTGAGCCGGTAATTGAGGACGAGCATGAGACAAATCCTCTCCAACAATTGCTGGAAGGTGATCTTCGTCAGCGGGTTATCGATGTCATTGAGTCGCTGCCTGAACGGGAAAAAATGGTTCTGACGCTGTACTATCAGGAAGAACTGAATCTTAAAGAGATTGGCGCAGTACTTAATGTGGGAGAATCCCGCGTGAGTCAGCTTCACAGCCAGGCAATAAAACGGCTGAGGGCGCGTTTGAATCCAGAAAAGTAA
- the fliZ gene encoding flagella biosynthesis regulatory protein FliZ codes for MSVTTQKKRPLSRYIKDYKHSQTHCLHCHKTLDRISLVFNGQVINKEAISEMTELVDDKTWDELQGKFVALCRFCSEIYCNSQTDYFDIMSFKQYLFEQTEMSHSTVREYVVRLRRLDELLTSSNYPAQEFTPEKIQEKLSEKLSQSAFSNYNIALRKYEQYLSWQQNGY; via the coding sequence ATGTCTGTTACAACACAAAAGAAACGGCCTCTCAGCCGTTATATCAAGGACTATAAACATAGTCAGACTCATTGTTTGCACTGTCATAAAACCCTTGACCGTATTTCTCTCGTTTTTAACGGTCAGGTAATCAACAAGGAAGCTATCTCTGAGATGACTGAATTAGTTGATGACAAAACATGGGATGAGTTACAGGGTAAATTTGTGGCGCTGTGCCGCTTCTGTAGCGAAATTTATTGCAATAGCCAAACTGATTATTTCGACATTATGTCATTTAAACAGTATCTGTTTGAGCAAACAGAGATGAGCCATAGCACTGTGCGCGAATATGTGGTTCGTTTGCGGCGATTGGATGAATTACTAACATCAAGCAATTACCCAGCACAAGAGTTTACGCCGGAAAAAATTCAGGAAAAACTCAGTGAGAAATTGTCTCAGTCTGCTTTTAGTAATTACAATATCGCGCTGCGTAAATATGAGCAATATCTGAGCTGGCAACAGAACGGGTATTGA